ATTGTACGTTATGGATCCAGTTCGAGTCTAAATCGGGTCCATGTTGTTATGTCCACACCAAGCCGGAGTTGACTCAGTTACTCATATGGTCATATTTCTTCCCTCTCCAGTCTCCcacttcaaaaaatcaaaacatgcACTCGCATTCAAAATCAACATAAACTAGATAGCGGTTTCCATAATGTTAAATCAGAAAATAATACTATCATCACTAACTATCTTCGCAATCATATGGAGTATTTATCAAGAACGTCTTACTATCCCCTCTTGCGACGTCGTTTCGTCCCCCATTGATCATCATCCCGACGATCTCACAGCCGTTCTCGTCTCCAATTTGCTGCTTGTCGATTCACATGCTTCTTTTCGCACTTTTCTTCGTGATCTCTTCCTCTCCAACTTCTTTTCGGTAATTTACctataattaattatctccttacgttgcatttaattaattagtttgaTTATTGATATTCAATCGGATTGGACTTGTTGCTGTGGTGTGTGAAATGTATTGATGTCACGGAGTATAATGTTGACATTGCATTATTTGAGTATATGTGCGAGACGGTCTTTTAATAAGTCAGCGGAGTGTGTGTCACACTCACAATCGAGCTAAAAGTTACTAGAAGCCGTAAAATAGTCACACCAGCAATGAAATTATCAATGTTATGAAAATTAGTTACTAGATTTAAGTGTTTACTGTCAGCTTTAGAAGGATTACTgaaacacaaattcttgtgtaACGCGGTTTTACACTAGATGAGGGAGGCATATTTTTACACTAATTTAGTGCAAAACTGTTGTATACATGACCAAGTTGAGTTTTGGGTATATGAGGTGTTTATAGCACTTTTCCCATGTTGGATCACTTTTTGAGCTGCTGCCAGTGCTAATTTGTCAAGTATAAATGAACTTGGAAACTTAGAATAACATGACAATTTCGAAATAAATACTTTGTATATGATAATTCATTAATTCGGACTCGTTTGGATTGGTATGGCTTTGCTGTGGAGCCATAAATTTAAAGTGCTTAAAGATGATTATAGGTAACCACTAGACTTGATAAGCTTTGTGGATCGGATGGAGATGGTGCTCGTCTTCGTTTGTAAAAGTGCTCCTAGGCGCAAGCCAGCTAAATCGCCTCATGGTGGACCGATCACTGAGGTGCATGGATCCAAAAGGTGCAACTAGTGAGGCGACCCTAGGCGCACATTACTATAGAGTtccatatttttatttttttccaaaTTCTTTTATTTTACCCTTTTCTTCTCCTCCTTGTCATCTAATTTTTATTCACAAATATGGGTTAGCGCATTTTAAAAAACAAAAAGAGACTATAGTTGCacaatttttttttcctaaaCTATACATGTTCGTTTGAAGAGTCAGTGCCCCATGAGTCCATTAGGAGAGCGTTACGTTGCCTTGGGTTGCCTTGGAACCCCTTTGCCTCAGTTGGCCTCGCGCCTTCTCAAGCTAAGTTAACGTTAAATTGCAATGCATTACTTTAGAGTTCTAAAATTCCCTGCTCagagaactttttttttttggaggttAGCTTATTATTGTGGCTTACTTTTAGTAACTTAATTACGATATTGTTTTGACAGGTTTAAGGTTTGTTTAGAATTATGGATACAAACGTTGGAGGGGATGGCGATGGGAGGGGAGGGGAGGGTTTTGCCCAAATCTATTAATTCAAATAAAGGGTTACATGGAAAAAAGACTAATTTACTTGTGACAGTTGTGTGAGAAAAAATTATAAGGTGTTAGAGTAAGCTAGTTAATGTGAGCTTATTTGAAAGTAGAAACGTCTTTTTGTCTCCAACCCATTTTTTAGACAAGTGTTTACCGAATACTTCATCAGAATTTTCATGTCGTTTAATCTCTATCCCAACTCAAGAAGCTATAAGCTCTCTAAAAAATTGTTTGCCAACATTCGTATGAAAGAGAATTGCTGATTAATTTGCTAGCATTTTCTGATACAGATGATTAATCCATGATTGACTATGCGAAATCAATGTCATCGAAGTTCATTCAGAAAGTTCCCTTACTTGACTGTTACTTATCTCACTGAATTGCCTATATTCCGTTTTGCTTTCACCCATTTTTGTTATTTAAAAGTCTAACCAGTTCGTTTTTTTAACATCAGCTAATATGTGACACAGAAATCTTTCGAATTGTTGAAGCCAGACATGCTTATAGTCCTAGGAGATGTGTCTGCAATGGGATATGAGTTGACAAGAAAGGATTGGTCATCTGTGTTGCAGCGCTTGGAGTCAATACTCGGTCCCTATCTTCAGCTTCCTCTTCATGTGACTTTGGGTGATCGGGACATCGGAGAGTGTGCTAAGTTGAAACCTGGCTTTGTTCAGCGGATAGCTAGCAGTTTCCCTGATTTGGATTCTGTAGGTTGTGGTAGCTTTGAGATAGGCAATGTCAGTTTTGTTTCACTCAATACCGTTGCATTGCTTTGTGGCAACAATGAACTTCTACCTGACATTGAGAGGGTAGTTGAAAGGGAAAGTGCTTATTTGCGAATGAGAACTGAAGGAGCAAATGAGACAATTGACAAATCATATGTGACAAATGAAGATTCATATGAGTTTCAATGGAAAGAACATTCGGCATCATCTCAATCCGGCCCTGTACTTCTGGTTCACTTTCCGTTTCAACATGTATCAGAACCCCACTGCAGGGAAAGGAATATAAATCTTCTTCGAGATAGTATGAGGTTACTACAAAGCAGGTGAGCATCTTTTTGATATCGATGTATTACTTGATATACACCCTTGGATATCAGTATTCAgtaatttaaatgttaaaagtttTACGTGTCTAGCATTGTTTAGACAGTCATATTCACCCTTTGTATGATTTTTCTTATTCTTGGAAGTTGGGAACTCTCCTGGTAGAGCTCTTTGGGTGGCTAACCCTTGTTTCAGTGAGTAAAGTTTAGTTCGCAGATCGCAGTGTTTCATTCAGTCTACTTTATTATGTTATTAAGTCAGATAGTCTTTCTCTGGCAGTGTCTTCTTGATTTGTCAAGTCTTGACTAGTACGATAAATCTGGTGCTGTATCTCGAATCACCCTTAATTATTCTGATCTTGATATTCAATTTTGATACGACCTATTTTCTTCTGAGTTTTTAACTGTTCTTTAACTTGATTTAGGGTAGTTGAGAATTCGGGTCTGTATGACTTGCTGCACACTGTTCCGCCAAATGCAACTGAATATGTTTTACGAGCACTTAAACCAAGGTTTGTCCAACTCTTACTCTGGTAATCGCAAAATTCAATTTAGTTCTTATACTAAGTGCTGCTAGCTGTCATCTGGTTTGAATTTGTAATCATCGCCAAACCTGCTATTATTTCTTAAGCTACTGTCTTTAAGAGATTTGGAAATTGGTTGTGGATCACTCTCTCTTTACTCCGTTTACCAGCTTTTGAGTGACTAACGAGTAAAGTAACTCTTATTTTAAATGTCAGGATGATTTTCAGTGCCCACAGTAATAAATTTTGTGATATAACACACCAAGATGGGACTCGCGAGGTGACCGTTCCAGGCTTAACATGGACTGCGCAGAATGATCCCGGCTTTGTGGTTGCTACTTTTAAAACAAATGGGTCGGTAACTGTTACTTATTGTTCACTCCCTAGTGAATCATACATAATAATTGCTGTTGTTACCATTTCTACTATCTCTGTATTAGTAGCTGTTATAATAAATTGGCTGCACTTTGCAAATTTCAAACAGAATAGATGACGTTCAATTACGTATTACGTTGTTTCTTGATGTTTTTCTTCATCTTTCGAACTTACACATTAGAGGAGTAGCTAACAGCAGACCTTGTTATTTACGCATCCACATTAGCAACATCTAGTCTACATATCAACTGACATACGGCTTACGGTTATGCTTATAAAGGTGACAGCTACATATTGGTTCtcgtaaatattgcatgtgatcATGGTTATTTTTCCTTTCCCATTTAGGCCGCTAACTGTTTCCCCTCATCTGGCATGGTCGTCTTCACCATTTAGATGGATACTCTGAAATAACATCAGTTGTTTCATTTGACCTGGTGTTTTTGGGCTCTTCATTTGTTGTGAACAACAATACAGTATGCAAACCATCCATCGCCCCTACGTTCTCGACTCCAATACCAGCTGACAGCTTGTTTGTTCACAAAAAATTGTTTCAAGATCTGAGATTAATGTGTAGCACATAGAGTCTGAGCAGCATCGAATGTAACTTTTGTGAGCACATGCTGATTTGTTGAAATAGAGATGACCTTTGCTAACTGAGAGACTTGAGAATCTGTCTACGATCTGAGAGTAATGTGTGAGCCCATAGCATTATTCACGAAGGTGACGCCGACTGGAAATTTCATAGCCTGTGCAACATTTGTTATTAGAACCTGCTGGTTTCCAGGTAGAAGCAATTCTTCACTGCAATTTTCTTTTCCTCTGATTGTTCCAAAATGTTTGTCTTTCGTAATCCATATTGGATACAGCTTGTTAAGGGCCTTGTCGGATACCTGTTTCCAGGTAAGGTCTACAGCTCACATCCATGCCTACAGTTGAAGGGGAGTCAGTTTTGATTACCTGAAATTAATGCCATGAGAAAAGTGCTGATTGGCCAACGACTGTTACTGCGTGCAGAAGGATATGAAAAAAGGTATGTCGAAATTGTTCTTTACCATTGCGTTTTTCGTTCTCAGACTATTTTGCCTACGCTGACCATAAGTTACAGAATCATGTATGACCT
This sequence is a window from Silene latifolia isolate original U9 population chromosome 8, ASM4854445v1, whole genome shotgun sequence. Protein-coding genes within it:
- the LOC141596404 gene encoding uncharacterized protein LOC141596404 isoform X1 — translated: MLNQKIILSSLTIFAIIWSIYQERLTIPSCDVVSSPIDHHPDDLTAVLVSNLLLVDSHASFRTFLRDLFLSNFFSKSFELLKPDMLIVLGDVSAMGYELTRKDWSSVLQRLESILGPYLQLPLHVTLGDRDIGECAKLKPGFVQRIASSFPDLDSVGCGSFEIGNVSFVSLNTVALLCGNNELLPDIERVVERESAYLRMRTEGANETIDKSYVTNEDSYEFQWKEHSASSQSGPVLLVHFPFQHVSEPHCRERNINLLRDSMRLLQSRVVENSGLYDLLHTVPPNATEYVLRALKPRMIFSAHSNKFCDITHQDGTREVTVPGLTWTAQNDPGFVVATFKTNGSVTVTYCSLPSESYIIIAVVTISTISVLVAVIINWLHFANFKQNR
- the LOC141596404 gene encoding uncharacterized protein LOC141596404 isoform X4; amino-acid sequence: MLIVLGDVSAMGYELTRKDWSSVLQRLESILGPYLQLPLHVTLGDRDIGECAKLKPGFVQRIASSFPDLDSVGCGSFEIGNVSFVSLNTVALLCGNNELLPDIERVVERESAYLRMRTEGANETIDKSYVTNEDSYEFQWKEHSASSQSGPVLLVHFPFQHVSEPHCRERNINLLRDSMRLLQSRVVENSGLYDLLHTVPPNATEYVLRALKPRMIFSAHSNKFCDITHQDGTREVTVPGLTWTAQNDPGFVVATFKTNGSVTVTYCSLPSESYIIIAVVTISTISVLVAVIINWLHFANFKQNR
- the LOC141596404 gene encoding uncharacterized protein LOC141596404 isoform X3; its protein translation is MLNQKIILSSLTIFAIIWSIYQERLTIPSCDVVSSPIDHHPDDLTAVLVSNLLLVDSHASFRTFLRDLFLSNFFSKSFELLKPDMLIVLGDVSAMGYELTRKDWSSVLQRLESILGPYLQLPLHVTLGDRDIGECAKLKPGFVQRIASSFPDLDSVGCGSFEIGNVSFVSLNTVALLCGNNELLPDIERVVERESAYLRMRTEGANETIDKSYVTNEDSYEFQWKEHSASSQSGPVLLVHFPFQHVSEPHCRERNINLLRDSMRLLQSRVVENSGLYDLLHTVPPNATEYVLRALKPRMIFSAHSNKFCDITHQDGTREVTVPGLTWTAQNDPGFVVATFKTNGDDLC
- the LOC141596404 gene encoding uncharacterized protein LOC141596404 isoform X2, producing MLNQKIILSSLTIFAIIWSIYQERLTIPSCDVVSSPIDHHPDDLTAVLVSNLLLVDSHASFRTFLRDLFLSNFFSKSFELLKPDMLIVLGDVSAMGYELTRKDWSSVLQRLESILGPYLQLPLHVTLGDRDIGECAKLKPGFVQRIASSFPDLDSVGCGSFEIGNVSFVSLNTVALLCGNNELLPDIERVVERESAYLRMRTEGANETIDKSYVTNEDSYEFQWKEHSASSQSGPVLLVHFPFQHVSEPHCRERNINLLRDSMRLLQSRVVENSGLYDLLHTVPPNATEYVLRALKPRMIFSAHSNKFCDITHQDGTREVTVPGLTWTAQNDPGFVVATFKTNGPLTVSPHLAWSSSPFRWIL